One window of Papaver somniferum cultivar HN1 chromosome 9, ASM357369v1, whole genome shotgun sequence genomic DNA carries:
- the LOC113308303 gene encoding uncharacterized protein LOC113308303, giving the protein MTGKNKGVQKRLLKVNPRAFYMPCACHSLNLALCDMASSCPRAVSFFQVVQHIYNFFSGSTKRWTVFKKHVKGLTVKPLSDTRWESHIEAIKAIRFQAPEIRDALIELQEKLRSLDDSTLRNSCVKLEKYLSYEMEFDINGDELYTELKVLRSFLPNETKKAIDVLSFLTNMGGFYSNASISYRILLTIPVTVASAERSFSKLKLIKSYLRSTMSQERLNGLAMLSIEADMLSSIDYDSIINEFASVNAKRSIFTSITSIVSS; this is encoded by the exons ATGACCGGAAAGAATAAAGGGGTGCAAAAGAGACTACTAAAGGTAAATCCTCGAGCTTTTTATATGCCATGTGCTTGTCATAGTCTTAACCTTGCACTTTGTGATATGGCCAGTTCATGTCCTAGAGCAGTCTCCTTTTTCCAAGTGGTGCAACATATATATAACTTCTTCTCAGGATCTACAAAACGTTGGACGGTGTTTAAGAAACATGTAAAAGGTCTTACGGTTAAACCATTATCAGATACTCGGTGGGAGAGTCATATAGAAGCTATCAAAGCAATCCGATTTCAAGCTCCCGAAATACGAGATGCCTTAATAGAGCTGCAAG AAAAATTAAGGTCTCTTGATGATAGTACCTTACGGAATTCTTGTGTGAAACTTGAAAAGTACCTAAGCTATGAAATGGAATTCGATATCAATGGGGATGAGTTATATACGGAGTTGAAGGTTTTGCGAAGTTTTTTGCCTAACGAAACAAAAAAGGCTATTGACGTGTTGAGTTTCTTAACAAATATGGGTGGCTTCTATTCAAATGCGTCTATTTCATATAGAATTTTATTGACAATCCCTGTTACAGTTGCATCTGCAGAAAGAAGTTTTTCGAAGTTAAAGTTGATCAAATCCTACCTTCGATCAACGATGTCTCAAGAAAGATTAAACGGACTAGCGATGTTATCCATTGAAGCAGATATGCTAAGTAGTATTGACTATGATAGTATTATAAATGAGTTCGCATCCGTAAATGCGAAAAGGTCGATCTTTACGTCCATTACTAGTATTGTATCTTCTTGA